One Citrus sinensis cultivar Valencia sweet orange chromosome 5, DVS_A1.0, whole genome shotgun sequence genomic window, TAAGTTTGAAGTTAGaacaccttttttttaaaaaaaaattaaaattaaaataaaataaatataaattcttcGGATTAGTTCAAATGGGGTTGTCAGACGGGCAACAACCCACCTGTATTATACTTCAGAATAGACGTACGACTCTCATATATAGCGACTCTTACACGCCCTTTTTGCTAGCGCACCAAACAGTGTTGGCGACAAAGTAAAGAGTCGCAAGATATGCAAGTGGACAAAAAAAGAATGCTTATTCTCCATTTCAAGGAAACTATTTGTAaacaaacataattaataaatactcTTTGTTAGCCCATAAATCTTCCCcacttcttattcttcttctttcgtGGCATTATTCAAGCTGAACTGTGTGAGAACTGAGAACCTCACCATGTCACCTCCAGCGGTGAATTTGCTTATTCAGGATCGCCATGtagttatatataattatatccTTTTTGTGAAGAAAAACTACATAATGGAGTTgagattgattaattaatatacttgAAGCAATATCTGTGCAGGTGGTGTTGGATAATGGCATACTCGAGGTTACATTTTCCAATCCTGGGGGAATCGTAACTGGAATTCGGTACAATGACATCGACAACTTGCTTGAAGTTCTAAATGACGAACTGAATAGagggtattttttttttcttaatttcctttttttttttggccttttaaTAATCCGAATATGcttcaataattttacttgCATGGACGATAAACCTGAAGCATAAAGTTTGTGTGTAGGTACTGGGACCTTGTTTGGAATACGCCTGGAAGTACAGGAACAAGGGGAATATTTGATGTGTATGTCCTTCTCAGCTCCTTAGAAAAATTTAGTGACAGCTAattggaaaattaatttaatcaagatTATATAGGACGATTCATTCTCCCATCAACTCACTCAATTAGTAGTTAAGAACTCGTGCAAGCATATATAATGAAATATGCAGGATTCAAGGAACAAGTTTTGACGTAATAGTGGAAAATGAGGACCAAGTAGAAATCTCATTCACAAGGACGTGGGATTCTTCCCTGGAGGGCAAGCTCGTGCCCTTAAATATAGACAAAAGGTGCTActaattcattcattattcATTATCTTTAAAGCTCTCTCAgcatatctatatatattttttgtaatattattaCCATTTGTActtgtttaataatatatataggtTCGTAATGCTTCGAGGTTCGTCAGGATTCTACACCTACTCCATTTACGAGCACTTGGAGGAATGGCCTGGTTTCAATCTCGGAGAAACCAGAATTGCTTTCAAGCTCAGAAAAGACAAGTACGTACGCAAATTTTATTCTACTTTCATGTacaatttaatcatttataaaattattcattaattcattCCTCATTCCACCCTCCAAGAGATGTTTAATATTGTCATGCAACTTACTTCGAATAGACAAAAGTTGAGTATAAAGTAtagaaacgaaaaaaaaataaaaaaatctactatCAATTGTCTATtgtatgtttaattaattaatgaaggAAGAGATATCCTTAGAAGTGCTTAACCGAGCTATTTTCAATATCTGTGTTCAGCTGTCCACCTGAATTCGAGTTTTGAAAAGATaaaggatttaaaaaaaattttttttttttttaaaaggctTTGCCCACTTCCCTCCCTTTGTTCTGATATTGAATAATATGAATGGGCAGATTTCATTACATGGCGATAGCAGACAACAGGCAACGATACATGCCGTTGCCTGATGACCGTGTGCCGCCGAGAGGCCAACCCTTGGCTTATCCTGAAGCTGTTCTCCTTGTCAATCCTGTGGAGCCCGATTTCAAAGGAGAAgtagtttcttttcttttatagtttcTTCAAATTGCAAGTAATTAAgaaaagatatatttatattgcATTTGAATTTGCAGGTGGATGACAAATACCAATACTCATGTGACAACAAAGATATAAATGTCCATGGTTGGATTTGCACCGACCCCCCGGTCGGTTTCTGGCACATCACCCCCAGTGCTGAATTTAGAACTGGAGGACCTCAAAAACAGAACCTTACCTCCCATGTGGGACCCACCACTCTTTCCGTaagttcaatttttatttttattttaaatgatcaatcaattaattaattagcttaTTAGGTAGTCATACTAAAGCATAtacaatttctttaaaaaataaataaataaatttatggaCCAAAATGGCGTAATCAGGTGTTTGTCAGTGCCCATTATTCTGGAGAAGACCTGGTGCCCAAATTCAATGCTGGCGAGGCGTGGAAGAAAGTTTTTGGCCCTGTCTTTGTCTACTGTAATTCTGCATTTGATGGTGATGACCCGCTTTCGCTTTGGGACGACGCTAAAATGCAGGTCAATTATTTTCGCATAGAATTACAGgcaccacttttttttttaatttcataaaattaattaatgagcAAGAAGACTAATGCATGCCTTgcaaattaacttttaattccATCAGATGAGTGTAGAAACCGAAAGCTGGCCTTACAGCTTCCCAGCTTCAGATGATTTCCCAAAGTCGGACCAACGGGGTAACGTAAGCGGTAGACTATTGGTTCAAGACGAGTAAGCTTGCatataacttttaattgtTGTGTCAATCGAATTTGGATTGAGTGCtgatcttttaaaaatatgtagcTATTGATTGGATAAGAACATAACTCAGATAAAAAAATGGATCCAAATTTACAAGTAATTACTTTAAAgtcttgaaattgaattaaaaacgTCTAGGTACATTAGTGATGACTACATATCGGCAAGTGGTGCATACGTCGGGTTGGCCCTGCCAGGAGATGCAGGTTCATGGCAAAGAGAATGCAAGGTGATTTTGATTAAGTGAATTAATTCTTCAGTCTTATCTTCAGCTGCCCtgtataatatataatatataacttGGCTTTTATTGATCCCTATAGGACTATCAATTCTGGACGAGCGCAGATGAAGACggttatttttcaattactgCTGTACGAGCCGGTGATTATAATCTCTATGCATGGGTTCCTGGTTTTATAGGAGATTACAGATATGATGTTGTAGTTAACATAACCCCAGGTACTGTCTCTATGATCAATTTGTGCGAGTAATTACATAAAGATATTCAGTCACTGTTCCTGGTTAATAATGTAACATGTGATAAATGTACGTGTATAGGTTTTGACATTGATATGGGTGACCTTGTTTATGAGCCTCCCAGAAATGGACCAACATTGTGGGAAATAGGCATCCCTGATCGTTCTGCTGCTGAATTTTACGTTCCTGATCCTAACCCCAAGTACATCAATAAACTTTATCTCGATCATCCTGACAGGTTACCTCTGcttctgaaaattttattttattattattattattttcaaattagtttGATTAGCACCATTGTTTCTCACGTACGAAGTGCCTACTTCCTCAGGAATTTGGTGATTGATCTGGTTGTTTGATTATTGGCAGGTTTAGACAATATGGATTATGGGAAAGATATGCAGAACTATATCCTGATGGAGACTTAGTTTACACAGTTGGATCTAGTGACTACACTAAAGATTGGTTCTTTGGTCAGGTTACTAGGTGAGAGCTTCTCGGCAATATCGTTTTGCTTGATCAAAActgtcaattatttttctagttaTAGAGTAACTGATTATAGATTTCAGTCAAATGACACATGAAAAATTCACTTTAAACTACATACAATTGCTGCAAGCTAAAATTTTAGTTAGGACATTAATGCCTAGTTACAAATATTGAGTAGCAAACATGTGGCAAGCTTGACAACAGAGCATTATCTGCTACACCCATTGAAAGTCAATAACTTGTGGAAGATTATACATCTCATCTTCAACTCTCTTACATTTCaggaaaaaagat contains:
- the LOC102606842 gene encoding probable rhamnogalacturonate lyase B isoform X1; its protein translation is MSPPAVNLLIQDRHVVLDNGILEVTFSNPGGIVTGIRYNDIDNLLEVLNDELNRGYWDLVWNTPGSTGTRGIFDVIQGTSFDVIVENEDQVEISFTRTWDSSLEGKLVPLNIDKRFVMLRGSSGFYTYSIYEHLEEWPGFNLGETRIAFKLRKDKFHYMAIADNRQRYMPLPDDRVPPRGQPLAYPEAVLLVNPVEPDFKGEVDDKYQYSCDNKDINVHGWICTDPPVGFWHITPSAEFRTGGPQKQNLTSHVGPTTLSVFVSAHYSGEDLVPKFNAGEAWKKVFGPVFVYCNSAFDGDDPLSLWDDAKMQMSVETESWPYSFPASDDFPKSDQRGNVSGRLLVQDEYISDDYISASGAYVGLALPGDAGSWQRECKDYQFWTSADEDGYFSITAVRAGDYNLYAWVPGFIGDYRYDVVVNITPGFDIDMGDLVYEPPRNGPTLWEIGIPDRSAAEFYVPDPNPKYINKLYLDHPDRFRQYGLWERYAELYPDGDLVYTVGSSDYTKDWFFGQVTRKKDNNSYQGTTWQIKFELDNVNQNSTYILRVAIASANLSELQVRINDPSTNRPLFSSGLIGRDNSIARHGIHGLYWLFNVDVPGARLVSGDNTIFFIQPRSTSPFQGIMYDYIRFEGPSDTTSKKETSRLLEK
- the LOC102606842 gene encoding probable rhamnogalacturonate lyase B isoform X2, which translates into the protein MSPPAVNLLIQDRHVVLDNGILEVTFSNPGGIVTGIRYNDIDNLLEVLNDELNRGYWDLVWNTPGSTGTRGIFDVIQGTSFDVIVENEDQVEISFTRTWDSSLEGKLVPLNIDKRFVMLRGSSGFYTYSIYEHLEEWPGFNLGETRIAFKLRKDKFHYMAIADNRQRYMPLPDDRVPPRGQPLAYPEAVLLVNPVEPDFKGEVDDKYQYSCDNKDINVHGWICTDPPVGFWHITPSAEFRTGGPQKQNLTSHVGPTTLSVFVSAHYSGEDLVPKFNAGEAWKKVFGPVFVYCNSAFDGDDPLSLWDDAKMQMSVETESWPYSFPASDDFPKSDQRGNVSGRLLVQDDDDYISASGAYVGLALPGDAGSWQRECKDYQFWTSADEDGYFSITAVRAGDYNLYAWVPGFIGDYRYDVVVNITPGFDIDMGDLVYEPPRNGPTLWEIGIPDRSAAEFYVPDPNPKYINKLYLDHPDRFRQYGLWERYAELYPDGDLVYTVGSSDYTKDWFFGQVTRKKDNNSYQGTTWQIKFELDNVNQNSTYILRVAIASANLSELQVRINDPSTNRPLFSSGLIGRDNSIARHGIHGLYWLFNVDVPGARLVSGDNTIFFIQPRSTSPFQGIMYDYIRFEGPSDTTSKKETSRLLEK
- the LOC102606842 gene encoding probable rhamnogalacturonate lyase B isoform X3, whose protein sequence is MLRGSSGFYTYSIYEHLEEWPGFNLGETRIAFKLRKDKFHYMAIADNRQRYMPLPDDRVPPRGQPLAYPEAVLLVNPVEPDFKGEVDDKYQYSCDNKDINVHGWICTDPPVGFWHITPSAEFRTGGPQKQNLTSHVGPTTLSVFVSAHYSGEDLVPKFNAGEAWKKVFGPVFVYCNSAFDGDDPLSLWDDAKMQMSVETESWPYSFPASDDFPKSDQRGNVSGRLLVQDEYISDDYISASGAYVGLALPGDAGSWQRECKDYQFWTSADEDGYFSITAVRAGDYNLYAWVPGFIGDYRYDVVVNITPGFDIDMGDLVYEPPRNGPTLWEIGIPDRSAAEFYVPDPNPKYINKLYLDHPDRFRQYGLWERYAELYPDGDLVYTVGSSDYTKDWFFGQVTRKKDNNSYQGTTWQIKFELDNVNQNSTYILRVAIASANLSELQVRINDPSTNRPLFSSGLIGRDNSIARHGIHGLYWLFNVDVPGARLVSGDNTIFFIQPRSTSPFQGIMYDYIRFEGPSDTTSKKETSRLLEK